A window of the Cytophagaceae bacterium genome harbors these coding sequences:
- a CDS encoding MFS transporter, whose protein sequence is MQQKNIRLGLKENWKQFTLLVIVNAFVGGMVGLERTIFPEFAFENFGISSYVAILSFITAFGLSKAITNYFAGKLANSFGRKNLLILGWIIALPIPFMLIYAESWYVVVLSNGLLGISQGFTWSSTVVMKIDLAGEKDRGLAMGLNEFAGYLSVGIFAWLTGYIANRFGIIPYPFYLGILLSVFGLLLSVFFVNDTRVFTHQENKTSPGKALGNIFWETTLKNKTLSTVTQAGLVNNLNDGMIWGLLPILLFQYRLNIADIGLITATYPVVWGIGQLFTGKMSDHYSKKSMLFWGMMLQGIAILGFLFLQKFMYLISLSVILGIGTALVYPTFLSTIAATTPPLQRAESIGTFRLWRDLGYSIGAIVSGVLSDIWGLPIAIAFIGLLTILSAVVIKFRMPNAIP, encoded by the coding sequence ATGCAGCAAAAAAACATACGCTTGGGTCTCAAAGAAAACTGGAAGCAGTTTACGCTCTTAGTGATTGTCAATGCATTTGTTGGGGGAATGGTAGGCCTGGAACGCACCATTTTCCCGGAATTTGCTTTCGAAAATTTTGGGATTTCTTCTTACGTTGCTATTCTTTCTTTTATAACCGCATTTGGACTCAGCAAAGCCATTACCAATTATTTCGCAGGAAAACTGGCCAACAGTTTTGGGCGAAAAAACCTTCTGATTTTAGGCTGGATTATCGCTCTGCCCATCCCCTTTATGCTGATTTATGCCGAAAGTTGGTATGTCGTGGTCTTGTCCAATGGATTACTCGGAATAAGTCAGGGCTTCACCTGGAGCAGCACCGTAGTTATGAAAATTGACTTGGCAGGTGAAAAAGACCGTGGACTGGCAATGGGCCTAAATGAATTCGCAGGATATCTGTCTGTCGGAATTTTTGCCTGGCTCACCGGGTACATTGCCAACCGGTTTGGAATCATCCCCTACCCTTTTTATCTGGGAATTCTGCTCTCTGTTTTTGGCCTGCTTTTGAGTGTTTTCTTTGTCAACGACACCCGTGTTTTTACCCATCAGGAAAACAAAACCTCGCCCGGTAAAGCCCTGGGAAATATTTTTTGGGAGACTACTTTAAAAAACAAAACCCTGAGTACCGTTACACAAGCGGGCCTGGTCAATAACCTCAACGATGGTATGATTTGGGGATTACTGCCTATACTACTTTTCCAGTATCGGCTAAATATCGCCGACATTGGGCTCATTACCGCCACTTATCCGGTAGTGTGGGGAATTGGTCAATTATTTACAGGCAAAATGTCAGATCATTATTCTAAAAAATCCATGCTGTTTTGGGGTATGATGCTTCAGGGAATTGCCATTTTAGGATTCCTGTTTCTTCAAAAATTCATGTATCTGATTTCACTTTCTGTAATTCTGGGAATAGGCACCGCTCTGGTTTATCCTACATTTTTATCAACTATTGCGGCTACCACTCCACCTTTACAACGGGCGGAGAGTATTGGCACTTTCCGACTCTGGAGAGACCTGGGTTATTCCATCGGAGCTATTGTTTCGGGAGTTCTTTCCGATATTTGGGGGCTTCCCATTGCGATTGCATTTATTGGATTACTTACCATCTTATCGGCAGTCGTGATTAAATTCAGAATGCCAAACGCTATCCCATAA
- a CDS encoding DsrE family protein — protein MKKTLILITFFLSLFINKLSAQSTSKAATFPTTSIGMVIYSNDVETIWNALRLANFSKNAGDTVSVFLLGKGVELDNLVKENANLKEQSDKFLKSGGVILGCGTCLVQRKNNEPQVCKFSSLADLYALIRKNKTVLTF, from the coding sequence ATGAAAAAAACTTTAATTCTTATCACTTTCTTTTTGAGTCTGTTTATCAATAAACTTTCGGCTCAAAGCACTTCCAAGGCTGCTACTTTTCCTACCACCAGTATCGGGATGGTGATATATTCCAATGACGTAGAGACTATCTGGAATGCCCTGAGATTAGCCAATTTTTCAAAAAATGCCGGAGATACCGTATCGGTGTTTTTATTGGGAAAAGGCGTGGAACTCGACAATCTGGTAAAAGAAAATGCCAACTTGAAAGAACAATCTGATAAATTCCTGAAAAGCGGTGGAGTAATACTAGGATGTGGTACTTGTCTGGTACAAAGAAAAAACAATGAGCCGCAGGTTTGTAAGTTTTCTTCCCTTGCCGACCTCTATGCCCTTATCAGGAAAAACAAAACAGTGTTGACATTCTGA
- a CDS encoding class I SAM-dependent DNA methyltransferase, producing MASIKPRKSLNPAFLKIKPGRAAIELFKAKLIELLDLTDNNKSEEFHKNLLSEFLKRTGFEGRFFINTKDRNDLVIHTEHSPDTPVGVIIETKKPGNKTEMPREGQLNSKAVQELVLYFLRERITGKNNSVKYLIATDIHEWIIFDAQEFEREFAQNKDLVKQFKDFEEGRLSNSNTDHFYKEIARPILEKVQDSLEYTYFNIHEYEKALRNTDKADDRQLIVLFKLLSAEHLLKLPFANDSNSLNKNFYNELLHIIGLEQVSDKGKKLIQRKPEGKRDAASLLENTIAQLDTLNKISRLPNRSAYGNTEEEVHFNVALELCITWINRILFLKLLEAQLLAYHSGDRSYAFLNTARIKDYDKLNKLFFQVLARKTSERSPEINAEFGKIPYLNSSLFSDTELEQVCLFVSNLEDDMQLPIHSGTVLKDNTGKKRGGKLNAIDYLFEFLDAYDFSSEGKEEIEEDNKNLINASVLGLIFEKINGYRDGSFFTPGFITMYMCRETLRRAVVQKFNEAKGWNVADLGELYDKIEDRNEANALINSLHIVDPAVGSGHFLVSALNELIAIKHELRILQDRNGRRLKEYDIQVVNDELVVLDEEGRLFEYRPANPESQRVQETLFHEKQTLIENCLFGVDINPNSVKICQLRLWIELLKNAYYKTNSPSPVEKGPGGEVQLETLPNIDINIKCGNSLISRFELDADLSVALRKSKFTIDAYKVAVDTYRNAKNKAEKREMESLINAIKSDFRTEINKNDPKLKRLDRLSTELYHKYTSNQLFDTKLTKAQLKDRKTLEDEINKLSNDVEEIKSNRIFENAFEWRFEFPEVLNDEGAFVGFDVVIGNPPYIRQEEFKDIKDYLSNHYVTYSGTSDLYVYFVDLSFKLMKPEANFTFIMPNKWMQAGYGKNLRKLFLEQNLNEIIDFGDLQVFDEATTYPCILIASKEESKNDFNFTKVKELKTERFSYYVRSNSTKYDFNNLDSETWILTDSKEQMLLKKLKEKSKPLENYLNGSSFRGILTGLSEAFIIDQTTRDSLIQKHESSRELIKPFLLGRNIKPFASEENTHFLILIPKGFTIKRNIPQSKKNIVEEDFPRYGNMPFDEAWDWFKRNYPAIAEHLKPFKEKAEVRTDKGDFWWELRACDYYDQFVKPKILYQKFQVKPCFIYENTGKLCNDSMWMIPKNDVALVGLLNSKMGWYLISKYCTAIQNGYQLIWKYFGQIPIPVDFQDNNSEIKSKTLKIIDLKKQDPTADTTALEAEIDRMVYELYGLTEEEIALVEGSVH from the coding sequence ATGGCCTCTATTAAACCACGTAAATCACTCAATCCGGCTTTTCTCAAAATAAAACCCGGCAGGGCTGCCATAGAATTATTTAAAGCCAAACTCATAGAATTACTCGATCTGACCGACAACAATAAATCTGAAGAATTTCACAAGAATCTCCTTTCCGAATTTCTGAAACGCACCGGATTTGAAGGCAGGTTCTTTATCAATACCAAAGACCGCAATGACCTCGTAATTCATACCGAACATTCGCCTGATACCCCCGTGGGCGTGATTATCGAAACCAAAAAGCCCGGCAATAAAACTGAGATGCCCCGTGAAGGACAGCTCAACAGCAAAGCCGTTCAGGAACTGGTATTGTATTTTTTAAGAGAAAGAATCACCGGCAAAAACAATTCGGTAAAATACCTCATCGCCACCGACATACACGAGTGGATTATATTTGATGCTCAGGAATTTGAGCGGGAATTTGCTCAAAACAAAGACCTAGTAAAACAGTTTAAAGACTTTGAAGAAGGTCGCCTGAGCAATTCCAATACCGACCATTTTTATAAGGAAATCGCCCGGCCGATACTTGAAAAAGTACAGGATAGCCTGGAATACACCTATTTCAATATCCATGAATATGAAAAGGCACTGCGAAATACCGACAAAGCCGACGACCGACAGCTAATCGTATTATTTAAGCTGCTTTCGGCTGAGCACCTGCTCAAGCTACCTTTTGCCAACGACAGCAACTCACTCAACAAGAATTTTTACAATGAGTTGCTGCACATCATAGGCCTGGAACAGGTGAGCGACAAAGGCAAAAAGCTGATTCAACGCAAGCCAGAAGGAAAGCGGGATGCTGCTTCTCTGTTGGAAAATACTATTGCCCAGCTGGATACGCTCAATAAAATCTCCCGGCTGCCCAACCGCAGTGCCTATGGCAATACCGAAGAAGAGGTACATTTCAATGTGGCTCTGGAGCTGTGTATCACCTGGATCAACCGCATCTTGTTTTTGAAGCTACTCGAAGCACAGCTGTTGGCCTATCATAGTGGTGACCGCAGCTATGCTTTCCTCAATACCGCCCGTATCAAGGACTACGACAAACTCAACAAACTGTTTTTTCAGGTATTGGCCCGCAAAACATCTGAACGTAGCCCGGAAATCAATGCCGAGTTTGGGAAAATTCCTTATCTCAACAGTTCGCTGTTTTCCGATACCGAGCTGGAGCAAGTTTGCCTTTTTGTGAGCAACCTTGAAGACGACATGCAGCTGCCCATCCACTCCGGTACTGTACTGAAAGATAACACCGGTAAGAAACGTGGCGGTAAGCTCAATGCCATAGATTACCTCTTTGAGTTTCTCGATGCCTACGATTTTAGTTCTGAAGGCAAGGAAGAAATAGAGGAAGACAACAAAAACCTCATCAATGCTTCGGTGTTGGGGCTGATATTTGAGAAAATCAACGGCTATCGCGACGGCTCGTTTTTCACGCCGGGTTTTATCACGATGTATATGTGCCGCGAGACACTCCGTCGTGCGGTGGTACAGAAGTTTAACGAAGCCAAAGGCTGGAATGTGGCCGACCTCGGGGAACTGTATGACAAGATAGAAGACCGCAACGAAGCCAACGCCCTCATCAACAGCCTGCATATCGTGGACCCTGCGGTGGGCAGCGGGCATTTTCTGGTTTCGGCTCTCAATGAGCTCATCGCCATTAAGCATGAACTTCGCATTTTGCAGGATCGCAATGGCCGCAGGCTCAAAGAATATGACATTCAGGTGGTCAACGACGAACTGGTGGTATTGGACGAAGAAGGGCGTTTGTTTGAATATCGCCCCGCCAACCCCGAAAGCCAGCGGGTGCAGGAAACGCTCTTCCATGAAAAACAAACACTGATAGAAAACTGCCTTTTCGGGGTGGACATCAACCCCAATTCCGTAAAAATATGCCAGCTCCGTCTCTGGATCGAGCTCCTCAAAAACGCCTATTACAAAACCAACTCCCCATCTCCTGTGGAGAAGGGGCCGGGGGGTGAGGTTCAACTCGAAACCCTCCCCAATATCGACATCAACATCAAATGCGGCAACTCGCTCATATCGAGGTTTGAATTGGATGCTGACCTCTCGGTGGCTTTACGGAAAAGCAAGTTTACGATAGACGCTTACAAAGTGGCCGTGGACACTTACCGAAACGCCAAAAACAAGGCCGAAAAGCGGGAGATGGAAAGCCTGATCAATGCCATCAAGTCAGACTTCAGAACCGAAATCAACAAAAACGACCCGAAACTCAAGCGGCTCGACCGACTTTCGACCGAGCTTTATCATAAATATACCTCTAACCAGCTTTTTGATACCAAACTCACCAAGGCTCAGCTCAAAGACCGCAAAACACTGGAAGACGAGATCAACAAACTGAGCAATGATGTAGAAGAAATCAAAAGCAACCGCATCTTTGAAAATGCCTTTGAGTGGCGGTTTGAGTTTCCCGAAGTGCTCAATGACGAAGGTGCCTTTGTGGGCTTCGATGTGGTGATTGGGAACCCGCCGTATATCAGACAGGAGGAATTTAAGGATATAAAGGATTATTTATCAAACCATTATGTAACTTATTCAGGCACAAGTGATTTATATGTATATTTCGTAGATTTGAGCTTCAAACTCATGAAACCGGAAGCCAATTTTACATTCATTATGCCAAATAAATGGATGCAGGCTGGCTATGGAAAAAATCTTAGAAAGTTGTTTTTAGAGCAAAATCTCAATGAAATTATTGACTTTGGTGATTTACAAGTATTCGATGAAGCCACCACTTATCCCTGTATTCTGATCGCTTCAAAAGAAGAGTCAAAAAATGATTTTAACTTCACAAAGGTCAAAGAATTAAAAACTGAAAGATTCTCTTATTACGTAAGGTCAAATTCAACCAAATATGATTTTAATAATTTGGATTCAGAGACTTGGATTTTAACTGATAGTAAGGAACAAATGCTATTGAAAAAGTTAAAAGAAAAATCGAAACCTTTAGAGAATTATTTAAATGGGAGCTCTTTCAGAGGAATTTTAACTGGCTTATCAGAGGCTTTCATCATTGATCAAACTACCAGAGACAGCTTGATTCAAAAACATGAAAGTAGTAGAGAACTGATAAAACCATTTCTATTAGGCAGGAATATCAAGCCCTTTGCCAGTGAAGAAAACACGCACTTTTTAATCCTTATTCCAAAAGGTTTTACTATCAAAAGGAACATTCCTCAATCAAAGAAAAATATAGTAGAAGAAGATTTCCCGAGATATGGCAATATGCCGTTTGATGAAGCATGGGATTGGTTTAAAAGGAATTATCCCGCTATAGCAGAACATTTGAAGCCTTTCAAAGAAAAAGCCGAAGTCAGAACCGACAAAGGCGATTTTTGGTGGGAACTGAGGGCATGCGATTACTATGATCAATTTGTTAAGCCCAAAATACTTTATCAGAAATTTCAAGTCAAGCCGTGTTTCATTTATGAAAATACAGGCAAACTATGCAATGATTCCATGTGGATGATTCCCAAAAATGATGTAGCATTAGTTGGTCTGCTGAATTCAAAAATGGGATGGTATTTAATATCAAAATATTGCACGGCTATTCAAAATGGCTATCAACTGATTTGGAAATATTTTGGTCAGATTCCTATACCAGTTGATTTTCAAGACAATAATTCAGAAATCAAATCAAAAACTTTAAAAATTATCGACCTCAAAAAACAAGACCCCACCGCCGACACCACAGCATTGGAAGCCGAAATCGACCGCATGGTGTATGAGCTTTATGGGCTTACCGAGGAAGAAATTGCTTTGGTTGAGGGGAGTGTACACTAA
- a CDS encoding GIY-YIG nuclease family protein, whose amino-acid sequence MKIYYHYILKCSDGTYYTGMTNNLERRFWEHESGTNEDSYTFSRRPIELQFFEEFTDVNQCIEFEKKIKKLSSKKKQALFEKNWDRLHDLAKCRNETNSKNYKREK is encoded by the coding sequence ATGAAAATCTACTACCACTACATCTTAAAATGCTCTGATGGAACATACTACACTGGGATGACAAATAATCTGGAAAGGAGGTTTTGGGAGCATGAGTCTGGCACCAATGAAGATTCTTACACTTTTTCCAGAAGACCTATTGAACTTCAATTTTTTGAAGAATTTACGGATGTAAACCAATGCATTGAATTCGAAAAAAAAATTAAAAAGTTGTCAAGTAAAAAGAAACAAGCCCTTTTTGAAAAAAACTGGGATAGACTTCATGACCTAGCAAAATGCCGAAATGAAACCAATTCGAAGAATTATAAAAGAGAAAAATGA
- a CDS encoding collagen-like protein — MKKLRFFSAILLTIFVGISLTFTSCEGPAGADGAVGPAGPAGPQGPTGATGAAGQNFTVTQFTFANRTWANTVGNQQNFAFTNVTGQTLASSAIVTYLGIANPNGADFNWFLVPGLVKAGPTDFGQYNTWVNVNPAMATGNLLAIRRESLGTSGAFTAPVRVIIIPANDLRNGRKAPVDFSDYNAVKAYYNLKD, encoded by the coding sequence ATGAAAAAATTACGTTTCTTTTCAGCAATTCTTCTCACAATTTTTGTAGGCATTAGTTTAACATTCACTTCTTGTGAAGGACCGGCCGGTGCGGATGGTGCAGTTGGACCCGCTGGTCCTGCAGGCCCACAAGGACCTACTGGTGCTACTGGAGCAGCCGGTCAAAATTTTACTGTTACACAATTTACCTTTGCCAACCGGACTTGGGCTAATACCGTAGGTAATCAACAAAACTTTGCTTTTACAAACGTAACAGGTCAGACATTGGCTTCGAGTGCCATCGTTACATATTTAGGAATTGCTAACCCAAACGGTGCAGATTTTAATTGGTTTTTGGTTCCTGGTTTAGTAAAAGCAGGTCCAACAGATTTTGGTCAATATAATACTTGGGTGAATGTTAATCCTGCAATGGCAACTGGTAATCTTTTAGCAATTCGCCGAGAATCACTTGGTACATCTGGAGCCTTTACCGCACCAGTCCGTGTAATTATTATCCCTGCCAATGACCTCCGCAATGGACGCAAAGCACCAGTAGATTTCTCAGACTATAATGCCGTGAAAGCCTATTACAACTTGAAAGATTGA
- a CDS encoding sensor histidine kinase encodes MFKILFKTSFFLSVSLTVFGQPLSLPKHEVDELKLKLTVYAEDTNRVINLWRLARYHTMTAPRQAVIYANESISLARKLNFTYGELVSLQALSFVTTITGDWQEGMRTAYEGLKISQEKYPKLEIVFYNLIALVYEKQNDSKQRLEWLLKAKNDPEIEYLPNHGKWLIYHNLGEVYENLNDFENAMYYGKIINKACRKLNIPIEVSYANAIMGRVENKRKNYAEALKYLKIATHFSNKFGNPFLESEQSVDLASVFHAINQPDSAVYYAEKALSGGREFKNLVLTAASAKLLAQIYEKSNPSKSITYLKIFNAANDSLYTASRIIQTQNIVKAEEQRKRDLLEARKDYDNSIRQNSLIGFLIFLGILAIILIQNNRQKNKANAVLQSKNVEISRQKEEIEKAIEQKQVLLSELQHRVKNNLQYVISILEIQKESIDYSNIDDLIRNNQNRIHSIAMLHKKLSINDSVNDVNLNQYVNDLSELVKESYDNKSKNVSMFITCEIETLHLSKALPLGLIIVELVSNSMKHAFKNQPNGIISIEIIPDENSEKNLLNYIDNGEGFDFNNVKTKGLGVEIMKGLIDQLNGIIETQSKRGFELKIYF; translated from the coding sequence ATGTTCAAAATACTGTTTAAAACATCTTTCTTCCTATCGGTTTCTTTAACAGTATTTGGTCAACCGCTTAGTTTACCCAAACATGAGGTGGATGAACTTAAACTAAAATTGACAGTTTATGCCGAAGACACCAATCGGGTTATCAATTTGTGGCGATTGGCGAGGTATCACACCATGACAGCACCTCGCCAGGCGGTGATCTATGCTAATGAATCAATTTCACTGGCCAGAAAACTCAATTTCACCTATGGTGAGTTGGTTTCCTTACAAGCTTTAAGTTTTGTAACGACCATTACCGGTGATTGGCAAGAAGGAATGCGGACTGCCTATGAAGGCTTGAAAATCAGTCAGGAAAAATACCCTAAATTAGAAATCGTATTTTACAATTTGATAGCCCTAGTTTATGAAAAACAAAACGATAGTAAACAGCGGCTCGAATGGCTTTTGAAAGCCAAAAATGATCCGGAAATTGAGTATCTGCCTAACCATGGTAAATGGTTGATCTACCATAATCTTGGCGAGGTTTATGAAAATCTCAATGACTTTGAAAATGCCATGTATTATGGTAAAATAATTAATAAAGCGTGCCGGAAATTAAATATCCCAATCGAAGTATCGTATGCCAATGCGATAATGGGAAGAGTGGAAAATAAACGAAAAAACTATGCTGAGGCATTGAAATACCTAAAAATCGCCACTCATTTTTCTAATAAATTTGGTAATCCTTTTTTAGAATCGGAGCAGTCAGTTGATCTGGCTTCCGTTTTTCATGCCATTAATCAGCCGGACTCGGCAGTTTATTATGCCGAAAAAGCTCTGAGTGGTGGCCGGGAATTCAAAAATTTAGTCCTGACGGCAGCATCGGCTAAACTTTTGGCTCAAATTTATGAGAAAAGTAATCCTTCAAAATCAATAACTTACCTAAAGATTTTTAATGCTGCCAATGATAGTCTTTACACAGCTTCAAGAATTATTCAAACACAAAATATTGTTAAGGCCGAAGAACAACGGAAACGTGATTTATTAGAAGCCAGAAAAGATTATGACAACTCCATCAGGCAAAATTCACTTATTGGTTTTCTAATATTTTTGGGAATTTTAGCCATCATTTTAATACAGAATAACCGTCAGAAAAATAAAGCAAATGCAGTTTTACAAAGCAAAAATGTAGAAATAAGCCGCCAAAAAGAAGAAATTGAAAAGGCAATTGAGCAAAAACAAGTCTTGCTGTCAGAATTACAGCACCGCGTAAAAAATAACCTGCAATACGTGATCAGTATTTTGGAAATTCAAAAAGAATCAATCGATTACAGCAATATTGATGACTTGATTCGGAACAATCAAAACAGGATTCATTCGATAGCGATGTTGCACAAAAAACTGAGCATCAATGACAGTGTCAATGACGTAAATCTGAATCAATATGTAAATGATCTCTCTGAACTCGTAAAGGAATCGTATGATAATAAATCGAAGAATGTGAGTATGTTTATCACTTGTGAAATCGAAACATTGCATCTTTCAAAGGCTCTGCCCCTGGGTTTGATAATTGTAGAATTGGTCAGCAACAGCATGAAGCACGCCTTTAAAAACCAGCCCAATGGCATTATTAGTATAGAAATTATTCCCGATGAAAATTCAGAAAAGAACCTCTTAAATTATATTGACAATGGAGAAGGTTTTGATTTTAATAATGTAAAAACCAAAGGCCTCGGAGTAGAAATAATGAAAGGTTTGATTGACCAGCTTAATGGGATTATAGAAACTCAATCCAAAAGGGGGTTTGAACTTAAAATCTATTTTTAG
- a CDS encoding response regulator transcription factor: protein MKSKVILIVEDDYLNRRLTKKVLIENSYQVLEAKNADEALTILNKEMIDLAILDINLGDGEMDGIRLGNLIQNKQRVPFIYLTAYENPKVISEAVATSPYSYLTKPFKNSDLVASVELAIIKSAKENIPKHTILVKDGEYKVELAIEDINYIESEGNYLLFHTNKKVYKCRSTIAQILEVLPLSKFLQVHRAFVVNKDKIEKYNSKSVVVNGVEIAISKNYFF from the coding sequence ATGAAATCAAAAGTAATATTAATAGTTGAAGATGATTACCTCAATAGAAGATTAACTAAAAAGGTGCTGATTGAAAATAGTTATCAGGTTTTGGAGGCAAAAAACGCTGACGAGGCACTGACAATACTCAATAAAGAAATGATTGACCTCGCTATCCTTGATATCAATCTCGGTGATGGTGAAATGGATGGTATCAGACTTGGAAACCTCATTCAAAACAAACAAAGAGTACCATTTATTTATCTTACGGCCTACGAAAACCCCAAAGTTATTAGTGAAGCAGTGGCTACTTCGCCGTATTCGTACCTCACAAAACCCTTTAAAAATAGCGATTTAGTGGCTTCTGTTGAATTGGCCATAATCAAATCGGCTAAAGAGAACATACCCAAACACACTATTTTAGTAAAAGATGGTGAATATAAGGTTGAATTAGCCATCGAGGATATCAACTATATCGAATCCGAAGGCAATTATTTGCTATTCCATACCAATAAAAAGGTTTACAAATGCAGGTCAACTATTGCACAAATTTTAGAAGTTTTGCCTCTATCAAAATTCCTTCAAGTTCACCGGGCTTTTGTGGTCAACAAAGACAAGATAGAAAAATACAACTCAAAAAGCGTAGTCGTAAACGGTGTAGAAATAGCCATTTCAAAAAACTACTTCTTCTGA
- a CDS encoding HNH endonuclease encodes MVKFVKEARFKTDLKLCCDVCGFSFVEKYGEVGLGYIEAHHTYPISELTEETQTRPEDMALVCSNCHRMLHRRRPWLDMEALKGLVK; translated from the coding sequence TTGGTCAAATTTGTAAAAGAAGCTCGCTTTAAAACCGACCTAAAGCTATGCTGTGATGTTTGCGGATTTTCGTTTGTCGAAAAATACGGAGAAGTGGGATTGGGTTATATTGAAGCCCACCACACCTACCCTATCTCTGAGCTCACTGAAGAAACTCAAACCAGACCCGAAGACATGGCTCTGGTATGTTCTAATTGCCATCGCATGCTTCACCGCCGCAGACCTTGGTTGGATATGGAGGCGTTGAAGGGATTGGTGAAATGA
- a CDS encoding S8 family peptidase: protein MKKTILAAALAVVAISCNQNEVINNQANLMTVDNAVGANKIIPGKYIVVLKSAPETKGMPAAVREKVVALLTANGANPAAIEHVYSTALTGFSAFLSPAEAQKLLASGAVDYIEQDTEVYISQKGKPGGGTTQPAQEIPWGITAVGGAGNGTGKTAWIIDSGIDLSHPDLKVDASRGFSAFTTGKDAGMDDGNGHGTHVSGTIAALNNTIGVVGVAAGATVVPVKVLGARGSGSNSGVIAGVDWVAAHGQPGDVANMSLGGGVSTALDQAVLNASNSSGVKFALAAGNETDDANNHSPARVNGPNIITVSAHNVSNVFASFSNYGNPPVDICAPGVSIKSTWMGDSYNTISGTSMATPHVAGILLLGNLNTRGTVTGDPDGNPDGLASR, encoded by the coding sequence ATGAAAAAAACTATCCTTGCTGCGGCTCTTGCCGTGGTTGCAATTTCATGTAACCAAAACGAAGTAATCAACAACCAGGCGAATCTGATGACTGTCGATAATGCAGTCGGAGCCAACAAAATCATTCCGGGCAAATACATTGTGGTATTAAAGTCTGCCCCCGAAACCAAAGGCATGCCTGCGGCTGTGAGAGAAAAAGTAGTCGCACTACTTACTGCCAACGGTGCAAATCCCGCTGCCATTGAACATGTTTATAGCACAGCTCTAACTGGTTTTTCAGCATTCTTATCTCCTGCTGAAGCTCAAAAACTTTTGGCTTCAGGAGCAGTAGATTACATTGAGCAAGACACTGAAGTTTATATTTCTCAAAAAGGTAAGCCCGGTGGTGGCACTACCCAACCAGCTCAGGAAATCCCCTGGGGTATTACTGCAGTAGGCGGAGCAGGTAATGGTACCGGCAAAACTGCCTGGATAATTGACTCGGGTATAGACCTGTCACATCCTGATCTCAAAGTAGATGCCAGCAGAGGATTTTCAGCATTTACTACCGGTAAAGACGCCGGTATGGACGATGGCAATGGTCATGGCACCCATGTGTCAGGAACAATAGCTGCCCTCAACAATACAATTGGAGTAGTTGGTGTAGCAGCAGGTGCGACTGTTGTACCGGTTAAAGTATTGGGTGCGAGAGGCAGTGGCTCAAATTCAGGGGTAATTGCCGGGGTAGATTGGGTTGCTGCTCATGGTCAACCGGGTGATGTAGCCAATATGAGTTTAGGTGGTGGCGTTTCTACTGCCTTGGATCAGGCGGTATTAAATGCTTCTAATTCATCAGGTGTAAAGTTTGCATTAGCAGCAGGTAACGAAACAGACGATGCCAACAATCATTCTCCGGCAAGGGTAAATGGACCAAACATCATTACAGTTTCAGCTCATAACGTAAGCAATGTATTTGCTTCTTTCTCTAATTATGGCAATCCGCCTGTTGATATTTGTGCACCCGGTGTAAGTATCAAATCCACCTGGATGGGTGATTCTTACAATACTATCAGTGGCACTTCCATGGCTACGCCACATGTGGCAGGAATTTTGTTATTAGGAAACCTGAATACCAGAGGAACCGTAACTGGTGATCCCGACGGAAATCCTGATGGGTTGGCATCGAGATGA